The DNA region ATTGCAGCAAATAACGAATCACGGGTGTTTTGTTCTGCCCACAACACCGCCAAACCACCAGGGTTAAATTCCAGCGCATCAGGTAAGACATTAACGCTTTCACTCGCAGGCTCACCGGCACCACCGTGACCTAGAAAATTATCTTCAGCGGTGGCGCCAGGTGCGCCCAGATGCGTATCAGTGCTACCAATAAAGCCCCATTTAAATGGATTAACTCCAAGTTTTTGTTGGTAGCGTAAACCATCGCGTAATACTTCACGTAAAAAATCGCCTTCCGGCCTCGGTATTTCTCTCTGTGATTCAAAACTTTGGCCGCTGAAATTATTATAAGGTAATTGCTCAAACGCACAGAGCTCATCTTCAGGCACACCGGCGTAGGCACCAAAAAAACATTCAGAGCTGCCTTTGTGCTGCATAACTTCTACCAACGTTTCAAAGCGAGCTGTTTGCCTAGCATCAGTGGCGGTGATCGGTTGATCGCCACGCATACCGGTAAACATAGAACCGTCACTCAGGTTAGAATTATGCGGTATTACAATAACATCACAACCGGTCCCGGCATCAATACATTGCTCATCCAGGCTATCCCATAGTTGATGAGCCGCAGGCGTTTCTACCGAATTAATCGGTAAGCTGGGGACAGCGTCGTTGCGAAAAATCACATTGCGATGGCGGTTTTGCGCACCGTCTGATGAGCTACTAACGCCCGTCCATTCAAAGGCAACGAAAGAGGTAAATTCACAATTTTCGCTTTGATCATAAGCATCTGTTGCCGCTTGCTGCATTTCCTGCCACGGCATCGAGGCTGCCTGAATACAAATCTGACCATCATCGCCACAAAAACCCAAGCGGGTTTTCATCGACATAGCGGTGGCATTAAACAAGTAATATCCAACACGGGGAAAATTACGATAAATCATACATTGCCAGGAACCATAACCGTCCAATCCAGGCGTATTACAAATACTGACCTCCCCCATTAATTCAGCATGGTCGGTCACCATAGCAAAGTCCAAAGGTCGCGCTAATTGTAAATAGCGCAGGGGCTGGCCATCATCCGACCATGGCTGTATGCCAATTTTCTCTCCTTTGGCAAACTGGTATGCCTGTGCAGGTGTGGTGCGGGTATCCTGGGTGCTGGCGTCTAACGAATATTTAGTGTGTACATGCGTGTCACCAAAAAAGGCACGCCGCAATGGCGTTCTATCGGTACAGGGCACATGCAAAGCAGAAGAACCAAGCAACGAATGGCTATCATCAGTGACCGCAGCCTGCGTAGTAGCTACCAGCAAGCAACAAGCGGCAACTATACCGGCCAGATTTAAACACTTTTTAGACATTGAGACAGGCTCCACTATTATGTCAATGGGTGGCTATTCTCAGGGACCACCAAGTTAGCGCCTTATTATGCTATCCACAGAAAGTAAACACTAATTACAGCAGGGTAATAATTATTACGCATAACAAAGGCTTGCATCCATTACAGGCTAAGCACAAAATCTAGTACATGACAGCAAGTACCAGTATCGATAATAACTAAGCTATAAGCCATTATGTATTCAGCTATTCAACAGCAACAAATGCTTGCCGCCGCACATGGCTCTATCCACCACGGCTTAACGATGGGGACCCGACTGGAAGTCAATCTGCAACAGTACGACACCGTATTACATCAGCCCTGCGCAACCTTTGTGACATTAAAAATTGATAGTCTGCTTAAAGGTTGCATAGGTTCTATTCAGACCGAGCAATCCTTGATAGAAAATCTTAGTGAAAATGCTTACTGTGCGGCATTTGAAGACAATCGCTTTCCTGCCCTTACCCATGACGAGTTAAGTTTATTAGAAATAGAAATAGCCTTATTGGGAGATTTAGAACAATTACCCTGCGCCACAGCAGCGGAGCTAGTAGCACAGTTACGTCCCGGCGCTGATGGATTAGTGCTAACTGACGGCGATCTCAGCGCAACTTTTTTACCCAGTATCTGGCAGCAGGTAAATCATCCCGAGCACTTTGTTCGCGAGCTTAGCTTAAAGGCAGGCATTGATTATCACCACTGGAATCCTGACATTATGGCAGAGCGATATAGCGTGGTGACTATTCAAAACAAAAGTAAGCCATTAAGCATGATTAAGTTTTAGTGGGTTTAGAAGGCACCCCGTTTTACCTGCTTATCCCTGCTCGACAACTATAAAATATTTCTACCCTTTGCCTGAAATAATCGACTTCTTGTGTTTAAACCCTCTAGACACCTGCCAATAAAAAGCTGCCGGTATAAGCACTAGCGATAACATAACCGCAGTGACCATCCCACCAACCATCGGTCCAGCTATACGCTGCATCATCTCTGAACCCACACCGTCACTAACCATAATCGGCAACAAGCCGATCACTGTTGCCAGCACTGTCATCATAATTGGCCGCACTCGCAAGCCAGCACCGTCCATAATGGCGTCCTTCAAATGATCATCAGTCAACTCATCACCACTTTGCAAACGCAAATTCCAGGCTTGATGTAAATACGCTAACATTAATACCCCAATTTCTACCGCTACTCCTGCCAGCGCAATAAACCCAACCATGACCGCTACCGAAAACTGGTACTGCTGCCACCATATAAACCACAAACTACCAACCACCGACAAAGGCAGTGTTAATAAAATAATCCACACATCGCTCCAGCGACGAAAATTTAAATATAGCAACAATACAATCGTAGCGATGACCAACGGAATTACCCATAAGAAGGTTTGTTTCGCCCGCTCCAGATATTCATACTGACCAGCCCATGTCAGCGAATAACCCGCAGGAAGATCCAATTGCTCAGCGACCACTTGTTTCGCCTCGGCCACATAGGACCCCAAATCCCGCCCCTCAATATCAATATAACTCCAACCATTGAGCCGTGCATTTTCCGTCTTTATCACCGGCGGCCCAGAATCTATAGTGACAGTGGCAACATCCGCTAAAGCAATATGATGGCCGGCAACGGTTACGATTGGTAATAATTTAAGTTGTTCAGCGGAATCCCGGTAGCGCTGTGGATAACGTAAATTAACTGGGAACCGCTCCACTCCCTCAACCGTTTCGCTGACATTACTGCCACCAATCGCGGTACTAACCACCGCCTGTACATCAGCGATATTTAATCCATAGCGCGCCGCTTGCCGTCGATTAATATCCACATTAATGTAGCGACCGCCATCTGTGCGTTCAGAATAAACCGATTCGGTACCCGCCACTTGCGGTAATATTCGCTCTAACTGCTTACCTATTTTTTCAATCTGAGTCATATCCGGCCCGGCCACCTTGATACCTAATGGCGTTTTAATACCCGTGGCTAACATATCGATACGGGTTTTTATCGGCATAACCCAACTGTTAGACACGCCGGGTAATTGCAGCAAGCTGTCTAATTCCCGCTGCAACTTCAACTTGGTCATCCCGTCGCGCCACTGCTCTTTAGGTTCAAATTGAATAACCGTTTCTATCATCGTCAATGGTGCCGGATCAGTGGCGGTCTCTGCTCGCCCCACTTTACCAAATACCGATTTCACCTCCGGCACTGTGGCAATTAATTTATCGGTTTGTTGCAATAACTGTCTGGCTTTACCAATAGATATCGCTGCATAAGTGGTGGGCATATACATTAAATCGCCTTCGTCCAAAGGCGGCATAAACTCACTGCCAATTTTTTGCAGTGGCAACCATACGGTAGCCATCATTAACGCACCTAGCAACAAGGTGGTTTTTGGATAGGTCAGTACGGCCCTGAGCAAAGGCTGATAACCACTCACTAGCAAACGATTTAATGGATTGCGTTGCTCTGGCGTAATATTGCCACGGATGCAATACCCCATTAACACCGGCACCAAAGTGATTGCCAGAATTGCCGCCGCCGCCATTGCATAGGTTTTGGTATACGCCAGCGGCGAAAATAATTTTCCTTCCTGCGCTTGCAAGGCGAAAACCGGCACAAAGCTGACCGCTATGATAAGTAATGAAAAGAATAAAGGTCTACCGACTTCGACCGCTGCATCATTAATTATTTGCCAGCGATTGCTATCTGTTAGTGGCGTTTTTTCACTATGTTTATGCACGTTTTCTATCATTACAATAGCGCCATCCACCATCGCACCGATGGCAATGGCAATGCCTCCAAGCGACATGATGTTTGCGTTTATCCCTGCCAATACATAATCAGGTAGGCGCAGATAACCGCCATCGGCAGACTGATAATAACCACCAAAGATGAACGAAAATGAAACAAAAATAGCGCGCATATTATGGTTACTACCAGTAATTCCTGCGCTATTTTTTCGTAGAGATTACTCACCGCTGATGAAATCAACTGGGTGCGATCATAGACTTCAACGATTTCCACTCCCGTCGGTAATCCGGGCTTCAATTGCTGAATTTTTTGTTTGATGGCAGCAATCGTACGCTGTGCATTTTCGCCATAACGCATGACTACGATACCGCCAACAACTTCACCTTCACCATTGAGTTCAGCAATTCCACGACGCATCTGTGGCCCTTCACTGACTTGTGCGATATCGCCTAGCAGTATCGGTGTGCCGCCCTCATTTAAACCTAATGGTACCTGCTCAATATCACTGATGGATTGAAGATAACCGCTAGCTCTTACCATATACTCCGCTTCTGCCATCTCAATCACCGAAGCACCTACTTCCTGATTAGCACGCTGAATTGAAGCATGAATATGACTCAGCGGCATATTGAAAGCACGTAAGCGGTTAGGATCGACCACCACTTGATACTGTTTTACCATGCCGCCAATGGTGGCAATTTCTGATACCCCGGCAACGGTTTGTAATTCAAATTTTAAAAACCAATCCTGCAAGCTGCGCAACTCTTGCAAACCATGTTGACCACTACGATCAACCAACGCATATTGGTACACCCAACCGACACCTGTTGCATCAGGCCCTAGTACGGGCTTTGCCGCCGTCGGCAATTTAGGTGTGACCTGACTGAGATATTCCAGCACTCGCGAACGCGCCCAATAAATATCAGTCTCTTCCTCAAAAATAATATAAATATAAGAGTCACCAAAAAAAGAAAAACCTCTGACAGTTTGCGCCTTCGGCACCGCCAGCATGGCTGTGGTTAATGGATAGGTCACCTGATCTTCCACCACCTGCGGGGCCTGTCCTGGATAAGAGGTTTTAATAATCACTTGTACATCCGATAAATCCGGAATCGCATCGATAGCAATATTTTTTACTGCATAGCCGCCTGCCAATAAAACAATTAATGCCAGCAGTATCACCACGACACGATAGCGTATTGAGCTGCTAATAATTAACTCAATCATGGCTATCACCTGACTCTTTGCTAGTGCTTATGCCATCATCGATACGGTCGAACTCAGCTGCCACATTGGATTCAGAATCAATTAAAAATTGCGCAGCAATTACCACGCTATCCTGCGCTGTAACCCCCTTGATTATTTCAACCCGATCACCGGCATGTTGACCGACAACCACGACAACTGAACGGAATTTTCCGGCACCCATTGATTTAACCACTCTCTGCGAGTGACCATCAGCAATTAAAGCCGACCGGGGAATATGTAAAACCGAAGTGTCGTTGCGGGTATCAATCGATAAGTTGGCAAACATATTAGGCTTTAAACGACCGTCATCATTTTTTACCTGCACCCGTATTTGCAAGGTACGAGCATCACTGTTTAACACCGGATAAATATAATCAACGACGCCCTGCCACTGCTCTCCTGGATAACTATCAACCGCAATGCTAACGTTTTGACCTTGTTGCAACCAGGTTGCCTGACGTTCGAATACCTCGGCAATAACCCATAACCGCTGCACAGAAGCTACCGCCATAATTTCATTAGCCGGCTCTATATACATGCCATGACGTACGTTTAGCGCATTAACAATGCCATTATGTTCAGCAAAAACACCAATACGCTCTTTTGCCTGCCCCGAGCTTGCTACTTGCTCAATTTGTTGAGCTTGCATACCCATTAATCGCAAGCGCTGCTTGGCCGAGCGGATCAGCTGCTCGCCACCATTACCCATAGCCAGCAACAGATCTTTTTGCGCATTAAATAAAGTCGGTGAATATAGTTCAAATAGTAACTCTCCCTTGCTAACGGGATCACCCTCGGCGCTCACATTGAGAGTTTCAATCCAGCCATCAACGCGCACATGTATATGATGCAACAGGTCTTCATCGAACCGCACATAACCCACCGTATTTAGCGTTTGCTGCAAGGGAGAAAATTCAACGCCGGTGGTTTTGACGCCAAGATTGTTAACTACCGCAGCTGAGACTGTCACATCAACAGAATCATTACCTCCACGCGCTGACTGCCCTGCATAAACCGGCACCAAGTCCATGCCCATTGGCGATTTTCCTGGTTTATCTCGACGGTAGTTCGGATCCATTGGCGCCACCCAGTACAAAGGGGCAGAATCTAATGCTGCTAACGCAGGTTGAGAGGTTTGGCTGTTCGCCCCCAACCAAAATGCGCCAGCCAGCAACGCCGCAACTATCAGTAAACGAAACAGATTGAATAGTGTCATAAAAATTCTCTTTATCTATCTATTACCGGCGTCGTAGAAACCACGCACAATCATCAGCACCGACATAAAAATGTCGATACGCAGCAAAAAAAAGAGAAGGATTAAATCTGAAAGGTACAGTTCAACAAGTGAATGCGTGGCAGACCAGAAACTTGCGCTAGCTGCCATCGAGGGTAATAACTCAGCGGCGGTGCACGAGCTGAAACAGGATTGCTATTTGCGAGAATAAGCGCAGCAACTGCTTCAGCCTGAATTTTGTCTCCAGCCTCCAATTTAACAGCTGCAGCCATTAGCGCGACCGGAGCATCACAACACTCAAAGTCTATCAGCTGATCATCACAGCAAGGCATATCAGCATGATGACTTGCGACCGCTAATTCGGCAGGGTCTGTCTTAGCCAAATCCACAGCAGCAAATGCGCCGCAGCTGAACACGGTGAGCAACAACCAGCTCAGTAGTACAGCGCCAGCCATTCGACGTTTTGAATAAGGATTAATAAGCATGAAAATCCTGTAGCGAATATGAGTCGTTTTTATACCGCTGTCAGTCTGCTCGGTCAACGTAAAGATGACCAGACAGTAATTTAAGACGGTTGACTTATTAAGACGTTCGTCTTAAATTATTGATATGAACACACTCTCTCAGACCACAGCAGCCAATACGCCAGCAGCACCTTCAGACTTCAGTGCCACCGCTATTGAATTAATAACTGCCGCTGAACGCCTGCTCGCCGAAAAAGGCCTGGGAGCGGTATCGACTCGTGAAATAGCCCGAGCAGCAGGTCAAAAAAATCACTCCGCGCTTAATTATCACTTTGGCTGCAGAGAGGGTCTAATTAACGCAATTCTCGATTATCGAATGACACCGCTCAATCTTGAGCGCCAGCAGCTACTGGACACCCTCAGTTCGGAGCAGCGCGACGCTAATTTATATTGTCTGGTCGAAGCCCTTGTCACGCCCTTTGCCAACGAATTAACAAAACCGATCCGGGAAAGTTATTATTTGAGTTTGTTAGCACAATTGATGAGTCAACGGGAATGGCAGTTGCTATTCACTCAGCACCAACATCGATCCTCCGCCGCCATTGCGATAGGCGCTAAATTAATCGAGCTGTTAACGCCGGTGTTAGGCGCAGAAATTGCGATGGAACGAATAAGGCTGCTCGGTCTGCACCTCCTTAATACCATTACTGAATGGGATGCCATGCGTCGCCGAGGGGAGTTGGTAATGGATGACGCCAACCTAGAGTGGCGGGTAAAAAATCTAATCACCTATCTAACCGGTGCTCTCACCGCGAATGTTGAGGCCAGCAAAATATGAACAGTAGTATCTTAGGGTTAATTGTTGTTGGCGTGTTCAGCGCCGCCTTTGCTATCGAGTGGTTTGGTGGCCGTATCCAACGCGGTCCCCGTCCTGCACGTGACGCCGCTTTTACGGCGATGGGAATTCTGTTTCAAGGGACAATTTCCGGCGCCCTGATCGGCTCGCTAGCAGGCTATATGGTCATTCAACTGTGGGGAGACCTGGCCGGCAGCCTTAGTCATATCGCATTTTGGAAAGCGTTTCTATTTATCTTTTTGGTTGAAGAATTATTGCACTATTGGATTCACCGCTCGGCTCATGAGTGGCGCTGGTTATGGAAGATTCACCGCACCCATCACAGCGCCCAACAATTAAATGTCGGCGTTGTTTATCGTTACAATATCTTTTGGGTGATGCTTTTACCCCAAACCTGGATGGGCGCATTCGCCACCTATTTCGGTCAGGGCGAAGCCTTTGTAGTAGCCGTACTCATAACCTTTTTTACTAATATTCTTACTCACAGCAATTATCGCTGGGACCTGTGGTTGCGCAGCAAAACCCCTTGGGCAACACCAGCCTGGTGGCTTATCGAACGCGTTATTACTTTGCCTGACACCCATCATGCGCATCACGCCTACGGTAAAAGCGCCCATCCCAACGGTAACTATGCGGTGACATTATTTATTTACGATATAATTTTTGGCACCGCCAAAATCCCCAATAGTCGACAAACCCAATACGGATTACCCATTTCAGCCAGACTACACTGGGCAGAGGAATTATTTTGGCCAGCCATAAAAAAACCG from Oceanicoccus sp. KOV_DT_Chl includes:
- a CDS encoding TetR/AcrR family transcriptional regulator, translating into MNTLSQTTAANTPAAPSDFSATAIELITAAERLLAEKGLGAVSTREIARAAGQKNHSALNYHFGCREGLINAILDYRMTPLNLERQQLLDTLSSEQRDANLYCLVEALVTPFANELTKPIRESYYLSLLAQLMSQREWQLLFTQHQHRSSAAIAIGAKLIELLTPVLGAEIAMERIRLLGLHLLNTITEWDAMRRRGELVMDDANLEWRVKNLITYLTGALTANVEASKI
- a CDS encoding DUF3604 domain-containing protein, with the translated sequence MSKKCLNLAGIVAACCLLVATTQAAVTDDSHSLLGSSALHVPCTDRTPLRRAFFGDTHVHTKYSLDASTQDTRTTPAQAYQFAKGEKIGIQPWSDDGQPLRYLQLARPLDFAMVTDHAELMGEVSICNTPGLDGYGSWQCMIYRNFPRVGYYLFNATAMSMKTRLGFCGDDGQICIQAASMPWQEMQQAATDAYDQSENCEFTSFVAFEWTGVSSSSDGAQNRHRNVIFRNDAVPSLPINSVETPAAHQLWDSLDEQCIDAGTGCDVIVIPHNSNLSDGSMFTGMRGDQPITATDARQTARFETLVEVMQHKGSSECFFGAYAGVPEDELCAFEQLPYNNFSGQSFESQREIPRPEGDFLREVLRDGLRYQQKLGVNPFKWGFIGSTDTHLGAPGATAEDNFLGHGGAGEPASESVNVLPDALEFNPGGLAVLWAEQNTRDSLFAAMRRREAFGTSGPRMTVRFFGGWDYPQNLCEQADFVEQGYAGGVPMGGDLTLAANAQMAAPRFAVQASKDPGDINGSGTPLQRIQIIKGWVDAKGVSQEAIYEVAGNPDNGAAVNLSSCETRGSGYQQLCTVWQDPAFNAEENAWYYARVVENPTCRWSQKICAGNGVDCSNPKTITDGLEACCSEEHRPVIQERAWTSPIWYNAPHD
- the amrA gene encoding AmmeMemoRadiSam system protein A — encoded protein: MYSAIQQQQMLAAAHGSIHHGLTMGTRLEVNLQQYDTVLHQPCATFVTLKIDSLLKGCIGSIQTEQSLIENLSENAYCAAFEDNRFPALTHDELSLLEIEIALLGDLEQLPCATAAELVAQLRPGADGLVLTDGDLSATFLPSIWQQVNHPEHFVRELSLKAGIDYHHWNPDIMAERYSVVTIQNKSKPLSMIKF
- a CDS encoding efflux RND transporter periplasmic adaptor subunit, which encodes MTLFNLFRLLIVAALLAGAFWLGANSQTSQPALAALDSAPLYWVAPMDPNYRRDKPGKSPMGMDLVPVYAGQSARGGNDSVDVTVSAAVVNNLGVKTTGVEFSPLQQTLNTVGYVRFDEDLLHHIHVRVDGWIETLNVSAEGDPVSKGELLFELYSPTLFNAQKDLLLAMGNGGEQLIRSAKQRLRLMGMQAQQIEQVASSGQAKERIGVFAEHNGIVNALNVRHGMYIEPANEIMAVASVQRLWVIAEVFERQATWLQQGQNVSIAVDSYPGEQWQGVVDYIYPVLNSDARTLQIRVQVKNDDGRLKPNMFANLSIDTRNDTSVLHIPRSALIADGHSQRVVKSMGAGKFRSVVVVVGQHAGDRVEIIKGVTAQDSVVIAAQFLIDSESNVAAEFDRIDDGISTSKESGDSHD
- a CDS encoding sterol desaturase family protein; this encodes MNSSILGLIVVGVFSAAFAIEWFGGRIQRGPRPARDAAFTAMGILFQGTISGALIGSLAGYMVIQLWGDLAGSLSHIAFWKAFLFIFLVEELLHYWIHRSAHEWRWLWKIHRTHHSAQQLNVGVVYRYNIFWVMLLPQTWMGAFATYFGQGEAFVVAVLITFFTNILTHSNYRWDLWLRSKTPWATPAWWLIERVITLPDTHHAHHAYGKSAHPNGNYAVTLFIYDIIFGTAKIPNSRQTQYGLPISARLHWAEELFWPAIKKPLLPKPAKTD